GTGGTGCTGAAACTCACCGGCAGCGGTGGGCTGATACCGGCGCTGGCCGCCGAATTCCCCGGCACCGATAGGTCGCCGGGCGCCTTCGCCATCCAGCTGGTCAACACCCCCGTCGAACAGCGCTTCATCGCGCGCAACAATGCCGACAGCGAGGACCGCCCGTGACCGACACCGACCTGATCGTCCCGATCGAACTGCACGCGCTGGTCGCCAACGAGAACGTGCGCAAACAGGAGGGCTACTTCACCCGCTGGGTGCCCTCCTTCTCGCTCATGGTCGATCCCACCGAGAAGTACCCTGGCGAACCACGGCCGTATGAGAACGGGGAATTGGTGCACGAGAACGACCTTTTCGAAGGCGTGCACCTGCAATGGGAGCTGCCGGAAGCGTTGACCACCGGCTACTTTCATCCTGAGACCGGCGACAGTGTGTTCCCGCTGGTGCCCAATCGCTGGCTGGTCGTGCGGTACTCGACGATCGGCACCACGCGCCGGACGGCGGGCTGGGTAGTGCACAGCGACTGCCTGGCCTCCGACGGTCTCGGTGTCGCCACCTCGAACCCGTACCTGAACCCACACGCCGAGCGCCCCACCTATGATCGAATCGGCCGGGCGCATGCCCTGTCCGACGGCCCGTGGCGGGAACCGAACACGCCTCGGGGCCTGTTCCTCACCGCGATCGGCGCCGGTCTGCCTGCTTTCGCCGCATTCGCGGCGTATCACAAGAACGTCTTCCACTTCCAGGACACCTTGGAAGATCTCGGAGTCGGCGGTAGACGACCGGCCACCGCGACGCTGAGCTATTGCGTCCTCGGCTGGTACTCCGACGACGACGCCGATATTCTGCGGCGCGCGGCCGACATTCCCAGCCTGCTGCCCCCCGACGCCCGTCAGCGCGGACTGCACGCGGTGCTGGAGGCGCTGGGCTGGCGGCCACCGAGCAATATGCCGGACACCATCGAACGCACCCGCTACTCGGGGACCGCCCTCGGCGTCGAATGGAAACACAAGATCGGCTTCCCTGGGCCCGCGCTCCCTGACCCGAGCGATGTGCCTGTCGCGATCGGGCAGAGTCTCGACGAGGCAGCCGAGGCCCTGGTGAATCACCAATCTCAACAGCCCGGCACAGGTGAACTCGTCCGCGCGCTGTTCCTCGGCAACCCGGACAGCCTGGACGACGCCGACGGGCCGATCGATCTCAACGAACTGATGCGCCGCTCATGGTTCGCAGGACGCGACGGCGGCTACCTATGGCGCGTCGTCAACCGTGTCGGCGACGATGCCGACACCCCGCACGCGCCGCCGGCGCAGCCCGACTGGCTGGACACACTCAACGCCGACCAGGCCACGCACGACACCGCCGCGGCCGCGCTCGCCGACGCCCAGTGGCGGCTGTGGTCGCTGTGGTGGTTGCGGCATCTGCCCGCAGACCACAGACCGTCTGGATTTCAGTTCGATGCGACGGAGTGGGACAACAAGGTCAGCGCACTGACCACGGCGGCCCGTGATCGCCAGCGGGAACTGGCCGCGGCGCGCGCCGAGATCCCGTGGCACGAAGATCCCGCCGAACTCCCAACGGCCATCTGCGAATACGCGACGAACAAGGGCCTGCCCAGGCATCAGGAACTCATCCGCGCACCGCGTGCCCACTATCATCGGCCGAACGATCCGGTTCTGGTCCTCACCGGGTCCGGCACCACCCGGCCACTGGGCCGCGACGGGGACGACCCGCTGCCGTGCCGACTGCCCGCGCAGCTGCTGACCGAGGTGCGGGTCGGTTCGACCACGCTGCAACCGGAGTCGAATCCGCTGGCGCCCAACATCACCGGGTTGGAGTGGGCCAAGCCGCTGATCGCTGAGATGGCCATGCTCGATCAGGCGGCGCGCACCGCGACCGGAACGGACAAGACCGCGCTGCACGACATCATCGCCGACCCCGACACTTTCACCGAGGGCCCGTTCCCCGAATACACGCGCGTCTGGGGGCAACCATGGCTGCCGCTGTTCCTGCAATGGGAGATCGACTACTGCCCGACCCCACTGGAGACCGACGGTACCGACCACTGGGAGTTCTACGACGACGGCTACCACTGGAAGGGGACCGGCGCCCCGTCCGGTGACGGTGTCGGCGCGCTGCGCTGGACACATTTCACCGGGCGCGCCTTCCTTACTCCGGCCATCCCGTATGTGCTGCGCGAGCAGACCAGGCGCCTGATCGACAGTGCCGGAGCGGAATTCGCGGGACCGCTGCGCAACTTGATGGAGGATTTCGGCAAGCTGGAGTTGCTGTCGCAGAATCTCGACGGATTCAACGACTGGCTGCTGCAACTCGACGGTGCCGCTCAGCCGGTCACCGACGCGGCCATCCTGACCGAGGCGGGCCAGAGCAACCATGTTCCCGACGGTGCGGGCGATCGCCGCCAGCGCCGGTTCCAGCCGGTGCGCGCGGGCCAGTTCTATTTCACCGATCTGCGGATCATCGACCGCTTCGGGCGGGCGTTGCGCCTTGTCGGTCCCGAACAGCAGCAGCCGATCGACTTCGAGCCGGTGCGCGCGACCAGTGTCGTCGCGGAGAAACCGCTGAGCACCCCTCCGCTGCCCAATCAGGATCGGTTCATCCAGTTGCCGCCCCGGCTGTTGCAGGACACCCGGCTGGTGTTCGAGCCGGTCCGCCACCAGGATGACGCGCCGCTGACCGCGGCCTCATCCACCGAGCCGGGCATGGACACACCGGTGGCGGGTTGGGTGCTGGTCAACAACCTCGACCGGACATTGCTGGTGTACGCACCGGACGGCAGCCCGCTGGGTGAGCTGCGCATGATTCGCCAGGCCGACGAGACCGACGCGCTCGCCTGGACGGCGTTGCCGCACGCCGCTTTCGCCGAACCAGAGGAATTCGCCGCCGTCTACCCGCACATGGCCGGATTCGTGGTGGGACTTCGGGAGGCGGGTCTGGCCGCCTTCACCGACCTGATCGCCACCATCGATAACGCGCTGGACGCGATCACCGACCCAGCACCGGAGGAGGACCGTGCTCCGGCCCGGCTGATCGGCCGCCCGGTCGCCCTGGTCCGGGCCCGGCTCGGGGTGGAACTGCTCGGTCCTACGCTCATCGACCCCAGCTGGGATACGGCGTTGAACCCGCCCGAGGAGAATTACCCGGCCCACCGGTGGCCGATCCGGCTCGGCGAGTACCAGCAGCTGGCCGATGGGCTGATCGGCTACTTCACCTCCGAGCTAGGCGAGGACACCGACTACCGGACACTGTGCGTCACCGATTGGATCAGCGTCGGCATGAGTGGCTATCTCGCGCCGATCGGAACGGGCGCGGCTCTGGCTCTGCCCGCCCGTCCGGTCGACCAGCCGGTCACCCGATGCGTGACGCTGCTGGTCTGCCCGCACACGGCCGTGCACGCCATCACCGACATCCTCCCGGTCGCCACCCTGAAGGTCGACGCTGAGGTCACCCATCGGGCACTGGCCGCTGTGCGCGCGTCCTTCCGGCTCAACCCGCTGCTCGCGCCGGAACGACCCGGCGGCACGGCAATCGCGTCCACCTCACTCACGGTCGATCCCGACCATCCGGTGGAACTGATGCTCGACGGGGACCTGTCGACCTGCTTCCGCAGCACCGCCCATCCTGACACCGGCCAGTGGGTGATGCTCGATCTCGGATCCGAGCGCAACATCGCCGAGGTGCACTTCTATCAGGGCGACGGGCACGGGCCACACGAGCGCACCCTGCACTCCGGGGTATTCGAATACTCCATCGACCAGCGGTCGTGGATGCCATTGGGCGCCTTGCCCGATCGGGTCGAGGAACACCATCTGCGGCTCCCCGATGCCGTCGCCGGCCGCTACGTCTGCCTGCGGTCCACCAGCGCAGACAACGGAATGCCGTGGGCGATCAGACGATTCGACGTGGTCACCGATCCAGCAGACGGCGGTGTCGTCATGCCGAAGCCCGCGTCCTGGTTCGGCGACTGGACTTGGGCCGAACCACAAACCGGTGACGGTCACGACATGTGGACCGATCTGTCGATCCTGGCCGCCGACACCGCAGCCCATTTCGGTGACGCCATCCCGATCGCCCGCGCCGGATACCTGCAGCTGCGGCCTACAGGTCTGGAAGAGGAAGGAACCCGATGACCACGCCGGATTCCACACTGCTATTGCCCTACCGGATAGAGGCCGGACCCCACCCCCGCGCCGAGACCGTGCCGACGCACCGGCAGTTCCGGTTGACCGTCGGGGACGGCGAAATCGAATCGGATGAGCCGGTGCAGTGCCGCGGATTCACCGTTTCGGTTGCCGCACACAGTGATCCGCGGCTTGCCGCCCGCGCGATGTCGCTGAGCACCGCGGTGTCGGCGGTGAGCAGGCGCGCACACGGACAGCAGTGGTGGATTCTTCCCGACACCACCGACCCCGCCAGAGTGGTCTTCCGCATCCGGCCCGAAGAACCCGCACTCTTCGACGGCTCCTGGTGGGTGTCGTTCCGGATCGAGATGAACCCAGGTTTCGACAGCGACATCGTCGACATCACCGAACACACCGCGATCGCATCCACCTTCACCGACCGCGGCGGGCAGGTGCGGATCAACACGCTCACTGCCGGGTCATTGGCCGGTTTGAAAGGACAAGCATGAGCGAGCCAACCATGTCACAGCGCACATCAGGCATGACCGACACCGTGGTGACCACCTCCGTGGGGGCGGACTTCGGCCATCCGGTGGACCTGATGCTCGATGGTGATCCAGACACGTTCTATCGCAGCGCCGATCATCCGAAGCGAGACGACTGGATCATGCTCGACTTCGGCGCGCCCCGAGCGATCGCCGCGGTGACACTGCTACTGGGCAGCGGCACCGGCCAGTGGACTCTGCATTCCGGAGTGCTCGAGTATTCCAATAACTCGACCAGCTGGACCGAGTTGGCCACCGTGCCCTACCGCGTCGCGACATTCCAGCACTACGCCGATACGCCGGTGACCGCCCGGTACCTACGACTGCGCGGCCTCGCCGACAACTTGCAACGCGTCGCCATCCGTTCGTTCGAGGTACGCGCGCCAGGGCTCCTGCCGCCGTCGGTGGCGCCTGCTCCGTCTCCGTTGCGGGTCAGTACTTTCGCGGTGCCGGCGTACGGCAGACTGGTGTTCTCGTTCACCGGGCCCGCTGGGTCGAATGCCTCGACGGCGGTGCGCTGCAAGTCGATTCTGATCAAGGTACCGACCGGGCGTCGGCCCGAGGCGTTGACCAGCGCGCCCGCACGAATCCGGTCGGGCGCGGCGCCGGTGGCCGGGGAGGAACAGGGCTATCACTGGAATGTCACCCGCGTCAGCACCGACCCGGAGGTGACGGTGTTCCGGTGCCGACCGGAAGTGACCGCGCGGTTTCACGCCGGGTGGACGTTGACGATTTCTTTGGCGAGCATCGAAATGAACGGTGCGGCAGGAACGGCGTGGATCGATATCGAAGAGGAGACCGCGCTGCCGGATTCGCCGGACGCATTCACCACGCGGGTGAGCCGGTATGCGGCGGCTAAGAGCGCTGATGAGTTCTATTTCGAGAATCTGCGACCACGCAGCGCGGTGGTCGGCTGGAACCAGCCGGTCGATCTGCTCTGGCACGGATCGGGAAACGCGCAATACCGCATGTACTTTCGCGATGTGGACGGTAAAGAGACCAGTGTTGAGGTGGACAATGGATTCTGGACCACACCCGGGTGCACACAGAACGCCAATTTCACCCTCGAAGCCACCACCAGCGGTGGCCAGAAGCGATATCTCACGACGTCGGTAAAGGTCGAGGGCGGTGCGATCGATGCCGCGTCGCTTCGGGTGACCGGCACCCTCACGACCCCGCGGATCACCGCGGAAGACGGGCAGGTCATCGAATTCGCAGGCACCAGCGGGCACACCGTCCACGGAAATCTCACCGTCGAATCCGACGGCGAGCTCGTCTGTGCACATCCTGTCAATGTCGGAGGCGACGTCGAGATCGAGGGGAAAGTCACGGGCGCTGATCGTATCGAAGCTAGATCCGACTTTTTCACGGGTCGCCGGCTATCCGTGCGGGAAGTCGCAGTCGCGCTGTTGGACCTGCAGTCGTACCCGTCATACGGCTGGAGTGGGGGATCGCAAAGCGTGATATACGTGCTGGTGGCGTCTTCCACAGCGGATGGCCCGAGCATGAGCCGCATGGAATTGGACCACGGGAACGCGAAGATCGTCGCCGAGGCAAAGGCGGATTCGGGGGACACCGCAGCAGCCGTACTTGTCGCATCCCCTGGCTGTTATGTCGTAGCGAGGGCGCACCAACCGGATTCCGCGCAGGGGACAGCACATGAATTCAAGCCACGCGGACGTTCTTGGTGAGTTCCAGCCTGCCACCTCACTCACTTCACTGAAAGGGCAGTCGTGACCCCCTCCGATCTTCCCGCGACCGCGGATACCGGCACGCAGTCCAGCGAGTGGCTGCTGACCGCCGAAACAACCATGGGTGCGGCCGACGGCCATCCACCGGAGCACATGCTCGACGAGCGGATGTGGACCTTCCACCTAGGCAACCGGAATCCGCAGGTGGATGATGCCGTGACGGTGACACTGCCGCCGAGCACCTGGCTGGAACTGTCCAGTGTCGCCGTCGACCTCGGCGACGGGTTCGGTGAAAACCTCTGGCCCGATCTGGTATTGGAGTATTCGACGGACAAGTCGACTTGGTCGACGCTCGGCACCTACGACGCCGGGATCGACCGGATCGATGTCGATTCCGCCAACCCGATCGCCGCCCGGTACCTGCAGTTACGGGCCACCGCCGCGGGTGCGGTTCCGGTGGCCGTGCGCCGATTCCAGGTCGCGGCGCGCAGCCGGGTACCTGCCCTGCTCACCACCGATCCGGCTCCCCTGCAGATGAGCACCTTCGCACACGCCCGGTTCGGGACCGTGCACCTCTCGTTCGGCCGCGACTGGGGCAGCGGCGCGGCGCTGCCGACCTACTGCCGGGCGATCTCCGTGCGCGTACCGGCCGGGCGCCAGGGCTGGGCGCTGACCCTGGACCCCGCAGCGGTCCGATGCTCGGCGAGCGCGGTCGACGGCCCCGACCAGGGGACCGAGTGGGAGCCACAGGAACTCGACGACCGGCACCCCGAGTACGCGGTGTACTCCTTCGTGCCGCGGGATGCCGCCATCTTCGACGGAACCTGGCAGGTCGATCTCACCCTGTCCGATATCGAACTCACCGGTGTCGCACAGACCGTTTTCCTCGACATCGACCAGGTGGTGTCGCCGTCCGGCCGGGACGACGACTACGTCACCACCCGTAGCCGGGTCGCCGTCGAAAAAGTGCCTGGCGGCTTCTATTTCCATAGTCTGCGACCGGACACCGCCGCAATCACGGCAGGCACAAAGACTTGGCTGCGGTGGGAGGGGCCCGCCAGCGCCCAGTATCGGATGTACTACCGGGGCACGAATGGAGCCGAGACGAATATCGCGGTGAGCGACGGCTGTTGGGAGACGCCAACGCTGTCCGAAAGCACCCACTTCACACTCAAGGCGACCACGGGCAACGAGGATCACTACCTCACCACGTATCTCACTGTCGCACAATCCAATACCGCAACCAGGGTAGTCACCGGCAGTCTGTCACCCGCAACCATCGCCTCGGGCACCGGCAATCCACTCACTATCGATGGCTCGATGCTGGTCAGAAGTGAGTTGTCGATCGGCTCGCTGACCTCGCACGGCCCCGTCCAGGTCGCGTCGCTGACATCTCCTGGCGCGGTACAGATCCGGGACACCGAGGCGCTGCGCATCAAGGACCTGGTCGTATCCCGGTTCGTCGAGCCGGGTGACGATGCGATCGAACTGTTCGGCACACCGCAGCGTTTCTCGCTGTCGATCGGGGCCACCCGGCGGTTCGCCCCTCGCACGGACGGCTACGCGGTACTCACGGTGACCAGGACCACCACCCGCGCTCTGGCCAGCATCACCACCGAAGGGATCACGGTGTGGGCCGATCCCTCGTCCACAACCAAGGCCACGACACTGCTGCCGGTTCGCCAGGGCAATCTCGCCGAGGTGCGGCTGACCGGCACCGGATCTTCGTCCGCCGAGTTGATCTGGATTCCATTCGGCAACGGCGCAATCTCCCTGACCGGGTGACGGTCGCGAACCCGTAATCGGAAAGGACATCATGACGACCAGCGAAAGCGCCAGCTCGTATCCCGACATCCGATGGGGCCGGATCACTGCGGCAATGCCCGCCGCCGACGGATACCCGGCGGAAAACATGATCGATGACAATTCGTCGACGTTCTATCTGAGTGCCGAGGCGCCGCAGGCGGGTGCGGAGATCCGCATCGGGCTGGGCTACCAGTACCGTCTCCGTCACCTGGTGATCGAATTAGGCGACGGTGCGGGCAACTACCTGTGGCCGAATTTCAGTGTGTGGTACAGCGTCTACGGTGAGCAAGGCTGGCGCTCGTTCGGACCGGTGGGGGCGGGGGTACAGCGAATCGAGGTTCCGCTTTCACATGGATCATCGCGTGTCACGGTCCTGAAGTTGGTGGTCGACGAACCGTGTAGCGATCCGGTGGCGGTGCGCACGCTGGACATCGTTGCAGACCAAGAGATTCCGACCATTCTGACTTCCACCCCGAATCCGCTGCCCGTCAGCACCTTCGACGAACTTCAGTATGGTCGACTGCGGATCATCCTGGGCCCGATGTCCGGGGCAGACCAGGTGACACATTGCACGGGTATCGCGATCCGTGTTCCGCTGGGCCGCCATGCGCAGGCCTTGGCCGACAACGCCGCCGCCGCGTGTTCGGTGAATGCCGGAAACACCGGCGTGCGCTGGACGCCGCTGGCGCCCGACCTTTCCGACCCCGATGTCGCGGTGTTCCGCTTCGTTCCGGAAGGCCGGGACTCCTTCGACAACACGCGCCGGGTGGAATTCACCGTGTCCGGACTCGAGGTGAACGGTGCGCCGTGGAGAGTACCGATCAGCGTGGACCAGGTGGCGGCATACGGGTGGCGCCCGGATGACTACTTCGTCAACCGCAGCCGATATGTAGTCGAGAAGGTCGCCAACGAGTTCTACGTCCACAGCTTCCGCCCGGCCAGCACCGTCGTCGACTACAACCGGACCGCGACCCTGCTGTGGGATGGCGTGCAGAACGCGAACTACACGATCTCCTACCGGGATTCGACAGGCGCCGAGCAGACGGCGCAGGCGAGCGGCGGCAGCTGGACATCGCCTCCGCTGTTCGACGCGACCAATTTCACGCTCACAGCCACCCGCGGCGGACATGTCCGGCATCTCACCACCCACCTCGAGGTGGGCCGCAAGGCGCTGTCCTTTACCGACTTCACCGCAACCGAAAACATCACCGTCACAGAGAGAGTCGCGCTTGCTGGCGGCGCGGGTATCACCATCGGTTCGCCGGGGGTGACAACCCGGGGGCTGACGGTGGAGCGACCGATCCGGGTGACGGGGGGCGCTGTCCTGACAGACTCGCTGACGGTCACCGGGGCCGCGGGGCTTTCGGGCACGCAGATACACACCGCCGGCGATGTCGAGGTCGTCGGTAGCCTGGACGCCCGGTTGGGTATATCGCATCTGCACGGTGCGCCGCAGATTTTCGCGATGCGCAGCGGCATCGAACAGACCTTCACCCCGCCCACCGACGGATACGTCATGGTCTCGGTCACCAGACAGCCCGGCGCGACGGGCGAAGCCAGGATCGGCAGCGAAGGGGCCACCGTATGGGCCAGTCCGCCGACGGCGTCGGGTGAACCCGAGGTGCGCTCGGCCATCCTCCCGGTCCGAAAAGGCAACGCCACCACCGTGAAATACACCGGCTCGGGCAGTTCCTCGGCGACCTTGCTGTGGATGCCCTTGGGCACTGGAACCATTTCGGGAGTCGGGTAGCGCCGATCCCACGAGCCACACAACGTGTGGCAGGTGTCAATAGAACTCGTGAGCGGAGGGCGAGATGCCGGTCGAGGCAATCTTTTTAAATGTCGGTCAGGGCGATTGCACCCTGCTGTGGTTCTACGACAGAGGTGTCGATCCAGCGACGGGAAAGGGCACGCACGCCATCCTCATCGATTGCGGATCATCGGGAGCGGTAGCGCCGATGACACCGCCCACCGGCGCCAAGGGCAACGCGAGCGCTCTGATGGTCGCCCACTTGAAAGCAAAGCTCGCGAACTACCTCGAGCGGCTGGACAACCCGCGCACCCTCGATGCGCTGATCATCACGCACCCGGACAAAGACCACTTCAACCTGCTCCACAAAGTGCTGCTCGATGCCACGGGCAAGCTCGCGTACACCATCAAGACCCTCTATTACACCCTTGATCCCATGGAGTACCGCGAGGGCGGTGGCACATTCATGAAGAATTTGCTGACCGATCCGGACACGCTGACGAGCCCGGCCGGGCACAAGGTCGAGGAGAGGCCGATTGCGATGGACCCTCAGACCGAACCGCTTCCTCTACTGAGCCGGGATACGTCCCGAGCGAATCTGCTCATGCTCGGCGGTAGCTGGTACGGAGACGGTGTAATCCATGGACGCAAGGGCCCGAAACGGAAACGTGTTGAGTACACCAAGGAGGAAATCGCGAATCAGAGCAGCTTGGTGACGGTGTTACAGGGGGAACGGGACAGTGGCGGCAAACGCCAGCGGGTGCTGTTGATGGGCGATGCGGTGGACATCACCGAAATGCTGCTGATGGGGTTTGATAAAAAGAAGGATTGGATGGGCCGACAGTCAAACCTGTGGCTGAAGATGGGCCACCACGGCAGCGCAACCTCGACCTGCGACGAGTGGATCGAGCACACCACCCCGGACGGGCTGTTCGTCAGCACCGGCATGCTGCAGTTCAGCGGGGCCTCGACGACCTTCACCGAAGCCAATATTCGCGGTCGGGTGCTGCCAACGTGGAAGAGGGTTCGGGACGCGAACGGGATCGCGGACCCGGTGGTGACTGCGCGATCCCGGATCTACGGATATCAGCCGACTGCCGATCCGAAGCAGATCTGGGCGGTGTCCACCACGCAGGGCGTTTTCAGCAACTTCTGCGAGCCGGGAATGGCCTTCCCGCAACCGGCGGAGCTGGACAAACCGCTGCTCGCCGGAAACCGTGACGCATGGCGCGGAGCCGACTGGCACCTGCGCCTGGACCATCCTACGGACGGCACCTACTCCATCCACGCCGAATAAGACCCGAAACACGTCCGAGCAGGTGCGAGGAGACCCATCATGCCGTTGACCGTCAACCAGTTACGCGTCGCACTGCAGGAGGCCGCTGGTGCGGGATATCTGCGGATGGCTGCCAGTGAGTTCGGTCTGGAACCGGCGCTGGAGTTATTCCAGGACTATCTCACCGACTCGCTGCTGGAGCTGCGGAATGTCACCGTGGATGACGTGGATGTCGATGGGCTCACGATTGTCGGCAGCATCTCCCTGCTGGGGCAGGCCGCGTCCCGGGCGGAAGTGGAGTTCCTCGCTGATGACGCAGAGCAACTTGTGACGGGTGTCTGGATCGATGCCGTCCTGCTGCCGGACGGCCGGGGGCTGCCCGATTTCCTGACAGAAGCCCGCGATGTGCTGGCCAAGATAAACCTGGGTCAACTGCATCTGGTACTCGGGATTGAGGCGGGCACGGGAACATACCCGCCCCGGCCGGTAGTCGGGTTCGGCGCGGAGATCCTGTTCCCGGACTCCGACACCGTTCCGCGTCCCTACATTTGGGGTGCCCCGCCGCTGCGGCCTGGACAGTCGTGGCAGTTCAGGTCCGAGTTCGACGAGGTCGCCATCCCGGATCTGGACACCCTGCTTCGGTTCTTCGGCCTGCCCCCAACAGGTTTCGATATTCCGGGCGATGTCCTTGGTGCACTCGCACTACGGGCCTTGGCGATCGTTTTGGTGACTCCCGAACAGTCACGGCGAGCCCTAGCCGGGCCCCGACCCTGGGGAGTGCAGTCCGATTGGCGGGCTATGCGATTGGAGGTGAGCATCGACAAATCCTGGAACGCGATCCCCGGTATCACCATCGAAGATCTCCATGCAGTGTTCTCTATCGCAGATCCGTTCGGCGCCTGCCACGTCGCGTCGATGCTCGGCGGAATCGTTACCCTTGCCGACGACGTCACGGTAGAGGTCGGGGTGAGTCTGCCCAGACGGTTTCTTCAGGGTCGGCTGGTGGAGCCGGTGCCGATCGGCCCGCTGCTGGACGCGCGGTTCGATGGCATCGTGCCCGCACCCTTGGCGAACCTCACACTCGAGGAACTGGAACTGTGGGCCGAACTCGCCCAAGAACAGAGCCAAAGTTACGGGCTGGAATTCACGCTGGCCGGGGTGTGGAGTTTCACCGAGGGCATCGAACTGAGCGGGATCACCCTGCGGCTCGCCGATGTGGGCGGCGTGAAATCAGGTGAGATCACAGGTATTTGGACCCTCGCTGATGGCGCCCTCGACGTCACGGGCAGCTGGGCGCCCACCGGATGGGAGTTCAGCGCCCACGCCATCGGCATCGAACCGGCCACGGTCATGAGCGTGCTCGGGATCACCCCACCATCGGAACTCGAGGGATTGACGATCGATGAGCTGGCGCTGCGATTCGGATCGGACGGTGTGATCGAATTCCTGGGTGCCGCCCGATTCGCGTTGGGAGACAAAGACGCTCAGCTGCTGGTCCAGGTCAGTGCGCGACGCGGGGAAGCGGCTACCATCGGCGGTGAACTGCGGATCCTGGCCGTCCCCGAGATCGCGGACGCGCCGCCGCGCGAACTGGTTTTTGCCGTGACCTTCCAGAGCCGTCCAGGCGCCACAGGTTCCCAGCTCGTCGCCCGATGGGAGGCATCCGCGGACGCCGCAGTCCCGGTGCTCGATCTACTGGCCGGCGTCGGCGTCGACACCAGCGAGCTGCGCACCCAGCTACCGGATCTGCTGTGGCCGGAGGCCT
The DNA window shown above is from Nocardia sp. NBC_01730 and carries:
- a CDS encoding MBL fold metallo-hydrolase, giving the protein MPVEAIFLNVGQGDCTLLWFYDRGVDPATGKGTHAILIDCGSSGAVAPMTPPTGAKGNASALMVAHLKAKLANYLERLDNPRTLDALIITHPDKDHFNLLHKVLLDATGKLAYTIKTLYYTLDPMEYREGGGTFMKNLLTDPDTLTSPAGHKVEERPIAMDPQTEPLPLLSRDTSRANLLMLGGSWYGDGVIHGRKGPKRKRVEYTKEEIANQSSLVTVLQGERDSGGKRQRVLLMGDAVDITEMLLMGFDKKKDWMGRQSNLWLKMGHHGSATSTCDEWIEHTTPDGLFVSTGMLQFSGASTTFTEANIRGRVLPTWKRVRDANGIADPVVTARSRIYGYQPTADPKQIWAVSTTQGVFSNFCEPGMAFPQPAELDKPLLAGNRDAWRGADWHLRLDHPTDGTYSIHAE
- a CDS encoding discoidin domain-containing protein; translation: MSEPTMSQRTSGMTDTVVTTSVGADFGHPVDLMLDGDPDTFYRSADHPKRDDWIMLDFGAPRAIAAVTLLLGSGTGQWTLHSGVLEYSNNSTSWTELATVPYRVATFQHYADTPVTARYLRLRGLADNLQRVAIRSFEVRAPGLLPPSVAPAPSPLRVSTFAVPAYGRLVFSFTGPAGSNASTAVRCKSILIKVPTGRRPEALTSAPARIRSGAAPVAGEEQGYHWNVTRVSTDPEVTVFRCRPEVTARFHAGWTLTISLASIEMNGAAGTAWIDIEEETALPDSPDAFTTRVSRYAAAKSADEFYFENLRPRSAVVGWNQPVDLLWHGSGNAQYRMYFRDVDGKETSVEVDNGFWTTPGCTQNANFTLEATTSGGQKRYLTTSVKVEGGAIDAASLRVTGTLTTPRITAEDGQVIEFAGTSGHTVHGNLTVESDGELVCAHPVNVGGDVEIEGKVTGADRIEARSDFFTGRRLSVREVAVALLDLQSYPSYGWSGGSQSVIYVLVASSTADGPSMSRMELDHGNAKIVAEAKADSGDTAAAVLVASPGCYVVARAHQPDSAQGTAHEFKPRGRSW
- a CDS encoding discoidin domain-containing protein produces the protein MTDTDLIVPIELHALVANENVRKQEGYFTRWVPSFSLMVDPTEKYPGEPRPYENGELVHENDLFEGVHLQWELPEALTTGYFHPETGDSVFPLVPNRWLVVRYSTIGTTRRTAGWVVHSDCLASDGLGVATSNPYLNPHAERPTYDRIGRAHALSDGPWREPNTPRGLFLTAIGAGLPAFAAFAAYHKNVFHFQDTLEDLGVGGRRPATATLSYCVLGWYSDDDADILRRAADIPSLLPPDARQRGLHAVLEALGWRPPSNMPDTIERTRYSGTALGVEWKHKIGFPGPALPDPSDVPVAIGQSLDEAAEALVNHQSQQPGTGELVRALFLGNPDSLDDADGPIDLNELMRRSWFAGRDGGYLWRVVNRVGDDADTPHAPPAQPDWLDTLNADQATHDTAAAALADAQWRLWSLWWLRHLPADHRPSGFQFDATEWDNKVSALTTAARDRQRELAAARAEIPWHEDPAELPTAICEYATNKGLPRHQELIRAPRAHYHRPNDPVLVLTGSGTTRPLGRDGDDPLPCRLPAQLLTEVRVGSTTLQPESNPLAPNITGLEWAKPLIAEMAMLDQAARTATGTDKTALHDIIADPDTFTEGPFPEYTRVWGQPWLPLFLQWEIDYCPTPLETDGTDHWEFYDDGYHWKGTGAPSGDGVGALRWTHFTGRAFLTPAIPYVLREQTRRLIDSAGAEFAGPLRNLMEDFGKLELLSQNLDGFNDWLLQLDGAAQPVTDAAILTEAGQSNHVPDGAGDRRQRRFQPVRAGQFYFTDLRIIDRFGRALRLVGPEQQQPIDFEPVRATSVVAEKPLSTPPLPNQDRFIQLPPRLLQDTRLVFEPVRHQDDAPLTAASSTEPGMDTPVAGWVLVNNLDRTLLVYAPDGSPLGELRMIRQADETDALAWTALPHAAFAEPEEFAAVYPHMAGFVVGLREAGLAAFTDLIATIDNALDAITDPAPEEDRAPARLIGRPVALVRARLGVELLGPTLIDPSWDTALNPPEENYPAHRWPIRLGEYQQLADGLIGYFTSELGEDTDYRTLCVTDWISVGMSGYLAPIGTGAALALPARPVDQPVTRCVTLLVCPHTAVHAITDILPVATLKVDAEVTHRALAAVRASFRLNPLLAPERPGGTAIASTSLTVDPDHPVELMLDGDLSTCFRSTAHPDTGQWVMLDLGSERNIAEVHFYQGDGHGPHERTLHSGVFEYSIDQRSWMPLGALPDRVEEHHLRLPDAVAGRYVCLRSTSADNGMPWAIRRFDVVTDPADGGVVMPKPASWFGDWTWAEPQTGDGHDMWTDLSILAADTAAHFGDAIPIARAGYLQLRPTGLEEEGTR